Below is a genomic region from Rhodospirillum centenum SW.
CATGAAGCCCGGGGAGTCAGCCTTCGACCATGTGCCGGACGAACCGTTCGACGCCGTCCTGCTGCTGGATGTGCTGGAGCATACCCAGGATTTCACCGGCCTGTTCATCCAGGCCTGCGCAAAGTCCCCGCGCTATGTGGTCGTCACCCTGCCGAACGAGATGAACGGGGTCCGGCGGCTCGCCTTCCTGCGGGGCCGCTGCCCGCCGGAGCAGAGCATCGCCCAGGTCGGCAAACCCGACGGACACCGGCACATGTGGCTGGTTGACCCCGATGTTGCGACCGAGGTGCTGCTCCGGACGGCCGGGCCGCTGGGGTACCGGCTGCGTCAGCGGCACGACTGGCGGCTCTGGCCGCGCTCGCCGGTCAAGCGGCTGGCGTACCGGCTGCTGTGCGCGGTGGCTTCGGCCCGGGTCTGGAGTTTTCACACCGTGCTGGTCTTCGAGCGGGTGCCGTCGGCCGGATAGATCGCGTCGGCCAGCAGCAGCAGCGACTCCATCATCGTCGGGCCGATCTCCTCCAGCGCGAAGGGGGACGGCGCTGTGGCGGACGCGCCGGCGGTCCGGCGCAGATGGTCGGCCAGGATTCTGGCGTGGGGCAGGGCGCGCCGCGCCGTCCCGCCGCGGCGTGGTAACAGCCTCTGCCATGCCATGCCGGCCAGCCTCCCGGCCGCGGACCAGCCATCGTCCACGGGATTGCCGCGGCGTGGCAGGATGCGGAACCCCTCGGGGAAGAAGTCCAGCACCACCGCGGCGCGCTCGAACTCGATCTCGATCCGGGTGCGGGTCGCGGTCCCCGTCGCATCCAGCTCGAAGCCCAGCGTGGCCCCCGATGCGGTGGCGCACAGCCCGACGGCGGAAACGACGGCCGACCCGTCCCGGCGCAGCACCCGGTCCACGGCGCGCACCTCCGTGACCGGGCCGGTGACCTGCAGCGCGATGTCCAGGAAATGCAGCCCCAGTTCCAGCAGCAGTACCCGGTGGGTCACCTCCCGGTGGGCCCAGCGTGCCGGTTCGTTCAGGATGCGGCCGGTGTGGAACACCACCCGCGCGCGCACGGGCGCGCCGGGATCGTGCGCCGCCAGGAAGCGCCAGAGCCGCAGCGTGTTGGGACGCAGCCGGTAGTTCTGGACGATGCTGACCGCCCGGCCGGTGTCCGCCGCCGCGGCCCGCAGCATCGCCAGCCCCGGACGGTCCAGGCTGGCCGGTTTCTCCAGCACGACGTCGCAGCCCGCCCGGAGCAGCCGGGTCCCCAGGGTCGGGTGGGTGATGCCGGGCGTGGCGACGATCGCCGTGGCGCCCTCCAGCAGGGATGCCGGAACCGCGTCCAGGTCCGCGAACGCCGTCGCGCCCGGCAGCCTTGCGGCGACCGATCCGGCCAGGGACGGGATCGGGTCCACCACGCCGACGACCCTGACCGGCAGGGCGGCCAGGGCGGGCAGATGCATCTCCTCCACGATCCGGCCGGCGCCGATCAGAATCACCGGCCGCCGGTCCCGTCCGGCCCCCGCCAGCGGGGTCGCGGCGACGGCCAGCAGCCGCTCCGCCCGGAGGCGCGCGGCAGCGTCGGCCCCGGTGGCGGGGGCGGGATCCCGGTCGAGGGTCAGGGCCTGCCGCAGGCAGGTCTCCGCCGTTCCCGTCGGCCTGACGCCCGTCTTCCGCCAGAAGGAGGCGCTGTCGAGCATCGCCGGGTCGAAGGCGTAGAGACGGCGCACCTTGTGCGGCAGGTCCTTCCGTCGGCCGCCGAGGCGGAACAGCCCCTCCAGAACCCAGGCAGCCGCCATGACCAGGAAGGCGGGAAGGGCGATGCGGAACCGGGGCCGTCCGGTCATGCGGGCATAGGAGGCCAGGAACCGCCGTCTGGTCGGCAGGGGCGGGGACAGGATGTCGATACTGTGGAACCGGCCGGGCTCCGCGGCCTGGGCGCAGAGGGCGGTGAGTCCGGCCGAGAGATCGTCCATGGCCAGAAGCGGCACGGCCGCGGCGCCCTGCCCGGTGATGACACCGATGCCCAGCGGCAGTTCCACGGCCGTGCCCGCCAGGGCGCCGGCCATGTCGGTCCCGAAGACCAGCCCCGGACGCACCAGCACGACCTCCATGCTGCCGTGCCGGCCGGCCTGGACGGCCTCCTGCACGGCGATGTCCGCCAGGGTCTTCGATTCGGCATAGACTCCGCGCCGCTCCGGGAAGGGTTCCAGCGCCCTGCCGTCCAGCCGGGAGGGATCGGCCGCCGGGATGCCCGGATAGACGCTCAGGGAGCTGACATGGACGAACCGCGTCACCCCCGCCGCGCGGCAGGCATCGAGCAGGGCGAGCGTTCCCTCCACGGACGTCCGGTTGATCTGCGCACGGTCGCCGGAACTGCCCGTCGCCAGATGGATGACGGCATCCGTGCCGGGGGGGAT
It encodes:
- a CDS encoding methyltransferase domain-containing protein is translated as MDAIIDTPVEAKKAPVVVERILTTLGGIRSVLDIGCGDGIVRLHLPAGVRYLGIDADAGLRVPVRAANVIYMKPGESAFDHVPDEPFDAVLLLDVLEHTQDFTGLFIQACAKSPRYVVVTLPNEMNGVRRLAFLRGRCPPEQSIAQVGKPDGHRHMWLVDPDVATEVLLRTAGPLGYRLRQRHDWRLWPRSPVKRLAYRLLCAVASARVWSFHTVLVFERVPSAG
- a CDS encoding Gfo/Idh/MocA family oxidoreductase; the protein is MRLLISGASGFIGRSLVRQAADAGHQVHALGRRTVPELAPVLAGAVVKDILAVTAADIPPGTDAVIHLATGSSGDRAQINRTSVEGTLALLDACRAAGVTRFVHVSSLSVYPGIPAADPSRLDGRALEPFPERRGVYAESKTLADIAVQEAVQAGRHGSMEVVLVRPGLVFGTDMAGALAGTAVELPLGIGVITGQGAAAVPLLAMDDLSAGLTALCAQAAEPGRFHSIDILSPPLPTRRRFLASYARMTGRPRFRIALPAFLVMAAAWVLEGLFRLGGRRKDLPHKVRRLYAFDPAMLDSASFWRKTGVRPTGTAETCLRQALTLDRDPAPATGADAAARLRAERLLAVAATPLAGAGRDRRPVILIGAGRIVEEMHLPALAALPVRVVGVVDPIPSLAGSVAARLPGATAFADLDAVPASLLEGATAIVATPGITHPTLGTRLLRAGCDVVLEKPASLDRPGLAMLRAAAADTGRAVSIVQNYRLRPNTLRLWRFLAAHDPGAPVRARVVFHTGRILNEPARWAHREVTHRVLLLELGLHFLDIALQVTGPVTEVRAVDRVLRRDGSAVVSAVGLCATASGATLGFELDATGTATRTRIEIEFERAAVVLDFFPEGFRILPRRGNPVDDGWSAAGRLAGMAWQRLLPRRGGTARRALPHARILADHLRRTAGASATAPSPFALEEIGPTMMESLLLLADAIYPADGTRSKTSTV